Proteins from a genomic interval of Helicobacter pylori Shi112:
- the hemN gene encoding oxygen-independent coproporphyrinogen III oxidase, with product MQTIDFEKFSQYSKPGPRYTSYPTAVEFKENFNEESLKTAFFNHDHLKNPMPLSLYTHLPFCRSACYFCACSVIYTSLEEKKTRYISYLKKELALLKNAMDTNREVVQFHYGGGTPTFFSPIQLDEITQSIQEVFPNFSQDIEMSCEIDPRHFTKEHMQTLFDRGFNRLSFGVQDFDFEVQKAIHRIQPFEMVQESVKLARDYGIKSINFDLIYGLPNQTKESFLKTLELVLKLDPDRLAVFNYAHVPWVKKTMRKIDETLLPSPRDKLEILESLISFLEKAHYQMIGMDHFAKSDNELYLALQKAELRRNFQGYTTKKFTQTIGIGITSIGEGSDYYTQNYKDLHHYEKALDLGHLPVERGVALTKEDVLRKEVIMQMMSNLKLDYSNIEEKFSIDFKAHFKKELEKLKPYEEAGLLSFNAKGFEMTKTGGMLVRNMAIEFDAYLRGGEKHFSKTL from the coding sequence ATGCAAACCATTGATTTTGAAAAATTTTCCCAGTATTCAAAGCCCGGGCCGCGATACACCAGCTACCCAACAGCGGTGGAATTTAAAGAAAATTTTAATGAAGAGAGCTTGAAAACGGCGTTTTTTAACCATGACCATCTCAAAAACCCCATGCCCTTATCGCTTTATACGCATTTGCCCTTTTGCAGGAGCGCGTGCTATTTTTGCGCTTGTTCAGTCATTTATACAAGCTTAGAAGAGAAAAAAACTCGCTATATCAGCTACCTTAAAAAAGAACTCGCTCTTTTAAAAAACGCGATGGATACCAACAGAGAAGTGGTGCAATTCCACTATGGAGGCGGCACGCCGACCTTTTTTTCGCCCATTCAATTAGATGAAATCACCCAAAGCATTCAAGAAGTTTTCCCTAATTTCAGTCAAGATATTGAGATGAGTTGCGAGATTGACCCTAGGCATTTCACTAAAGAACACATGCAAACCTTGTTTGATAGAGGGTTTAACCGCTTGAGTTTTGGGGTGCAAGATTTTGATTTTGAAGTCCAAAAAGCCATTCATCGGATCCAGCCTTTTGAAATGGTTCAAGAATCCGTGAAACTCGCCAGAGATTACGGCATCAAATCCATTAATTTTGATTTGATTTATGGCTTACCCAACCAAACTAAAGAGAGTTTTTTAAAAACTTTGGAATTGGTTTTGAAACTGGATCCGGACCGGTTAGCGGTGTTTAATTACGCGCATGTGCCTTGGGTGAAAAAAACGATGCGTAAAATTGATGAAACCTTATTGCCAAGCCCTAGAGACAAGCTAGAGATTTTAGAATCCCTCATTAGTTTTTTAGAAAAAGCCCATTACCAAATGATAGGCATGGATCATTTCGCTAAAAGCGATAATGAATTGTATCTAGCCCTTCAAAAAGCAGAGTTGCGTCGTAATTTTCAAGGCTATACCACTAAGAAATTCACTCAAACCATTGGCATTGGCATTACGAGCATTGGCGAAGGGAGCGATTACTACACGCAAAATTATAAAGACTTGCACCACTATGAAAAAGCCCTTGATTTGGGGCATTTACCGGTAGAAAGGGGTGTAGCGCTCACCAAAGAAGATGTATTGAGAAAAGAAGTGATCATGCAAATGATGAGTAATTTAAAATTGGATTACTCTAATATTGAAGAAAAATTTTCTATTGATTTTAAAGCGCATTTTAAAAAAGAATTAGAAAAATTAAAGCCTTATGAAGAAGCGGGCTTGCTTTCTTTTAACGCTAAAGGCTTTGAGATGACCAAAACAGGGGGCATGCTCGTAAGAAACATGGCTATAGAGTTTGACGCGTATTTGCGTGGGGGCGAAAAACATTTCAGTAAAACGCTATGA
- a CDS encoding DUF2603 domain-containing protein, with amino-acid sequence MEKLPKKRVSKTKSQKLIHSLTTQKNRAFLKKISASEMLLELEKGAFKKNEAYFISDEEDKNYVLVPDNVISLLAENARKAFEARLRAELERDIITQAPIDFEDVREVSLQLLENLRQKDGNLPNINTLNFVKQIKKEHPNLFFNFDNMFKQPPFNENNFENFDNSDEENF; translated from the coding sequence GTGGAAAAATTACCTAAAAAACGAGTTTCTAAAACCAAATCACAAAAACTTATCCATAGCTTAACAACCCAAAAAAACAGAGCCTTTCTCAAAAAAATCAGCGCTAGTGAAATGCTTTTAGAATTAGAAAAAGGGGCGTTTAAAAAAAATGAAGCTTACTTTATTTCTGATGAAGAAGATAAAAATTATGTTTTAGTGCCAGATAATGTGATCTCTCTTTTGGCAGAGAACGCCAGAAAGGCTTTTGAAGCCAGGCTTAGGGCGGAATTAGAAAGGGATATTATCACCCAAGCGCCGATTGATTTTGAAGATGTGCGCGAAGTTTCCTTGCAATTGTTAGAAAATTTACGCCAAAAAGACGGGAATTTGCCCAATATCAACACCTTAAACTTTGTCAAACAAATCAAAAAAGAACACCCTAATTTATTTTTTAATTTTGACAACATGTTCAAACAACCCCCTTTTAATGAGAATAATTTTGAAAATTTTGATAACAGCGATGAGGAAAATTTTTAA
- the aroC gene encoding chorismate synthase, with product MNTLGRFLRLTTFGESHGDVIGGVLDGMPSGIKIDYALLENEMKRRQGGRNVFITPRKEDDKVEITSGVFEGFSTGTPIGFLIHNQRARSKDYDNIKNLFRPSHADFTYFHKYGIRDFRGGGRSSARESAIRVAAGAFAKMLLREIGIVCESGIIEIGGIKAKNYDFNHALKSEIFALDEEQEEAQKTTIQNAIKNHDSIGGVALIRARSAKTNQKLPIGLGQGLYAKLDAKIAEAMMGLNGVKAVEIGKGVESSLLKGSEYNDLMDQKGFLSNRSGGVLGGMSNGEEIIIRAHFKPTPSIFQPQQTIDINNNECECLLKGRHDPCIAIRGSVVCESLLSLVLADMVLLNLTSKIEYLKTIYNEN from the coding sequence ATGAACACTTTGGGGCGTTTTTTAAGGCTCACGACTTTTGGGGAATCGCATGGGGATGTGATAGGGGGGGTATTAGACGGCATGCCTAGCGGGATTAAAATAGACTATGCGCTATTAGAAAATGAAATGAAGCGCCGCCAAGGGGGGAGGAATGTTTTCATTACACCACGAAAAGAAGACGATAAAGTGGAAATAACAAGCGGGGTTTTTGAAGGTTTTAGCACAGGGACGCCTATAGGGTTTTTAATCCACAACCAAAGGGCTAGGAGTAAGGATTATGATAACATTAAAAACCTTTTCAGGCCTAGCCATGCGGATTTCACTTATTTTCATAAATACGGCATCAGAGATTTTAGGGGTGGGGGGAGGAGTTCGGCCAGAGAGAGCGCTATAAGAGTGGCTGCTGGGGCGTTTGCTAAAATGCTTTTAAGAGAAATCGGTATTGTTTGTGAAAGCGGGATCATAGAAATTGGGGGCATTAAAGCCAAAAATTATGATTTTAATCACGCCTTAAAAAGCGAGATTTTTGCCCTAGATGAAGAACAAGAAGAAGCGCAAAAAACAACCATTCAAAACGCTATCAAAAACCACGATAGCATAGGGGGCGTGGCTTTGATTAGAGCAAGGAGCGCAAAAACAAATCAAAAGCTCCCCATTGGCTTAGGTCAAGGGCTATACGCTAAATTAGACGCTAAAATCGCTGAAGCGATGATGGGGCTTAACGGGGTGAAAGCGGTTGAAATAGGCAAGGGGGTAGAAAGCTCTTTACTAAAAGGCTCAGAGTATAATGATTTAATGGATCAAAAGGGGTTTTTGAGCAATCGTAGCGGGGGGGTTTTAGGGGGCATGAGCAATGGGGAAGAAATTATTATAAGAGCGCATTTCAAACCCACGCCAAGTATTTTCCAACCTCAACAAACCATAGATATTAACAATAATGAATGCGAATGCTTGTTAAAGGGCAGGCATGATCCTTGCATTGCGATTAGAGGGAGTGTGGTGTGCGAGAGTTTGCTTTCATTGGTGTTGGCTGATATGGTATTACTCAATTTGACTTCAAAAATAGAGTATTTAAAAACGATTTATAATGAGAATTAA
- the rnc gene encoding ribonuclease III yields the protein MKNKRSQNSPYATPNSPYATLEKALGYSFKDKRLLEQALTHKSCKLALNNERLEFLGDAVLGLVIGELLYHKFYQYDEGKLSKLRASIVSAHGFTKLAKVIALQDYLHVSSSEEISNGREKPSILSSAFEALMAGVYLEAGLAKVQKIIQNLLNRAYKRLDLEHLFMDYKTALQELTQAQFCVIPTYQLLKEKGPDHHKEFEMALYIQDKIYATAKGKSKKEAEQQCAYQALQKLKEAK from the coding sequence ATGAAAAACAAACGCTCTCAAAATAGCCCTTATGCAACGCCTAATAGCCCTTATGCAACGCTAGAAAAAGCTTTGGGGTATTCTTTCAAAGACAAGCGTTTATTGGAGCAAGCCTTAACGCATAAATCATGCAAGCTCGCTTTAAACAATGAGCGCTTGGAATTTTTGGGCGATGCGGTGTTGGGTTTGGTGATAGGGGAGTTGCTATACCATAAATTCTATCAATACGATGAGGGCAAACTCTCTAAATTAAGGGCTTCTATTGTGAGCGCGCATGGTTTTACTAAATTAGCGAAAGTGATCGCTTTACAAGATTATTTGCACGTTTCTTCTTCTGAAGAAATTTCTAATGGGAGAGAAAAACCCTCTATTTTATCAAGCGCTTTTGAGGCTTTAATGGCTGGGGTGTATTTAGAAGCGGGGTTAGCTAAGGTGCAAAAAATCATACAGAATTTACTCAATCGCGCTTACAAGCGTTTGGATTTGGAGCATTTGTTTATGGACTATAAAACCGCTTTACAGGAATTAACCCAAGCGCAATTTTGCGTGATCCCCACTTACCAATTGCTCAAAGAAAAAGGCCCCGATCACCATAAAGAATTTGAAATGGCTCTATACATTCAAGATAAAATATACGCGACCGCTAAAGGCAAAAGCAAAAAAGAAGCCGAACAGCAATGCGCTTATCAAGCGCTTCAAAAACTTAAGGAAGCAAAATGA
- the rnhA gene encoding ribonuclease HI has protein sequence MQEIEIFCDGSSLGNPGPGGYAAILRYKDKEKIISGGESFTTNNRMELRALNEALKILKRPCHITLYSDSQYVCQAINVWLTNWQKKNFSKVKNVDLWKEFLEVSKGHLIMAVWIKGHNGHAENERCDSLAKLEAQKRVKTTKGKNDEKQTLSK, from the coding sequence ATGCAAGAGATTGAAATTTTTTGCGATGGCTCTTCTTTAGGCAATCCCGGGCCAGGCGGTTATGCGGCGATTTTACGCTATAAAGATAAAGAAAAAATCATCAGTGGAGGCGAATCATTCACCACGAATAACCGCATGGAATTAAGAGCACTCAATGAAGCGTTAAAAATTTTGAAACGCCCATGCCATATCACGCTTTATAGCGATTCGCAATACGTGTGCCAAGCGATCAATGTGTGGCTAACTAACTGGCAAAAAAAGAATTTTTCTAAAGTCAAAAATGTGGATTTGTGGAAAGAATTTTTAGAAGTCTCTAAAGGGCATTTGATCATGGCTGTTTGGATCAAGGGGCATAATGGGCATGCCGAGAATGAACGATGCGATAGCCTCGCTAAATTAGAGGCGCAAAAACGGGTAAAAACGACCAAAGGGAAAAACGATGAAAAACAAACGCTCTCAAAATAG
- a CDS encoding dehypoxanthine futalosine cyclase — translation MRIDREEILDLMKNAPLKELGQKALRIKQRLHPENLTTFIVDRNINYTNICFVDCKFCAFKRTLKEKDAYVLSYEEIDQKIEELLAIGGTQILFQGGVHPQLKIDYYENLVSHIAQKFPTITIHGFSAVEIDYISKISKLSLKEVLERLKNAGLSSIPGAGAEILSDRVRDVIAPKKLSSDRWIEVHRMAHLCGIKSTATMMFGSVDNEEDVVEHLQRVRDLQDETGGFRAFILWSFQPDNTPLKEEIPSIKKASSNRYLRYLACSRIFLDNIQNIQSSWVTQGSMIGQLALLFGANDLGSVMMEENVVKAAGTSFCMNESEMIELIEDIGSVAAKRNTAYEILKRYPAKAKV, via the coding sequence ATGCGCATTGACAGAGAAGAAATTTTAGATTTAATGAAAAACGCGCCCTTGAAAGAACTAGGGCAAAAGGCTTTAAGAATCAAGCAACGCTTGCACCCTGAAAACTTGACGACTTTTATTGTGGATAGGAATATCAATTACACCAATATTTGTTTTGTGGATTGCAAGTTTTGCGCTTTCAAACGCACCTTAAAAGAAAAAGACGCCTATGTGTTGAGCTATGAAGAAATTGATCAAAAGATTGAAGAATTACTCGCTATTGGCGGCACGCAGATCCTTTTTCAAGGGGGGGTGCACCCGCAGCTCAAAATAGACTATTATGAAAATTTAGTCAGCCATATCGCTCAAAAATTCCCCACCATTACCATTCATGGTTTTAGCGCGGTTGAAATTGATTACATTTCTAAAATCTCTAAATTGTCTTTAAAAGAAGTTTTAGAAAGGTTGAAAAACGCCGGTTTAAGCTCCATTCCAGGAGCGGGAGCAGAAATATTAAGCGATAGGGTGCGCGATGTGATCGCTCCTAAAAAATTGAGCAGTGATCGCTGGATTGAAGTGCATAGAATGGCGCATCTTTGTGGGATTAAAAGCACGGCTACCATGATGTTTGGGAGCGTGGATAATGAAGAAGATGTGGTGGAGCATCTACAAAGGGTGCGCGATTTGCAAGATGAAACCGGTGGCTTTAGGGCTTTTATTTTATGGAGTTTTCAGCCCGACAACACCCCTTTAAAAGAAGAAATCCCAAGCATTAAAAAAGCGAGTTCCAATCGGTATTTACGCTATTTGGCATGCAGTAGGATTTTTTTAGATAACATTCAAAACATACAGAGCTCATGGGTTACTCAAGGCTCTATGATAGGGCAGTTAGCCTTATTGTTTGGAGCGAATGATTTAGGGAGTGTGATGATGGAAGAAAATGTAGTGAAAGCGGCCGGAACGAGTTTTTGCATGAATGAATCAGAAATGATAGAGCTTATTGAAGATATTGGGAGCGTGGCGGCTAAACGAAACACCGCTTATGAAATCTTAAAGCGTTATCCGGCTAAAGCAAAGGTATAA
- a CDS encoding M16 family metallopeptidase, producing MKKILITLLLGVFMGLQASALTHQEINQAKVPVIYEENHLLPMGFIHLAFRGGGSLSDKNQLGLAKLFAQVLNEGTKELGAVGFAQALEQKAISLNVDTSTEDLQITLEFLKEYEDEAIMRLKELLKSPNFTQSALEKVKTRMLAALLQKESDFDYLAKLTLKQELFANTPLANAALGTKESLQKIKLDDLKQQFDKVFELNKLVVVLGGDLKINQTLKRLDNALNFLPQGKAYEEPYFETSHQKSEKILYKDTEQAFVYFGAPFKIKDLKQDLAKSKVMMFVLGGGFGSRLMEKIRVQEGLAYSVYIRSNFSKVAHFASGYLQTKLSTQAKSVALVKKIVKEFIEKGMTQQELDDAKKFLLGSEPLRNETISSRLNTTYNYFYLDLPLNFNQTLLDQIQKMSLKEINDFIKAHTEINDLTFAIVSNKKKDK from the coding sequence ATGAAAAAAATTTTAATCACTTTATTATTAGGAGTTTTTATGGGGTTACAAGCGAGCGCTTTGACACACCAAGAAATCAATCAAGCTAAAGTCCCTGTGATTTATGAAGAAAACCATTTGTTGCCTATGGGGTTTATCCATTTAGCTTTTAGAGGGGGTGGGAGCTTAAGCGATAAAAACCAATTGGGTTTGGCGAAACTATTTGCGCAAGTTTTAAACGAAGGCACTAAAGAGCTTGGCGCGGTGGGATTTGCACAAGCGTTAGAGCAAAAAGCGATCAGTTTGAATGTGGATACCAGCACAGAAGATTTGCAAATCACTTTAGAATTTTTAAAAGAATACGAAGATGAAGCCATCATGCGCTTAAAAGAGCTTTTAAAATCCCCTAATTTCACGCAAAGCGCTTTAGAAAAAGTCAAAACCAGAATGTTAGCCGCGCTTTTACAAAAAGAAAGCGATTTTGATTATCTGGCTAAATTGACTTTAAAGCAAGAACTTTTTGCTAACACCCCTTTAGCTAACGCAGCCTTAGGCACTAAAGAGAGTCTTCAAAAAATCAAGCTAGACGATTTGAAACAGCAATTTGATAAGGTTTTTGAACTCAATAAACTCGTGGTGGTGCTTGGGGGCGATTTGAAAATCAATCAAACCCTTAAGCGTTTAGATAACGCTCTTAATTTCTTGCCGCAAGGTAAAGCGTATGAAGAGCCTTATTTTGAAACGAGCCATCAAAAGAGCGAAAAAATCCTCTATAAAGACACCGAACAGGCTTTCGTGTATTTTGGCGCGCCCTTTAAAATCAAGGATTTAAAACAGGATTTAGCGAAATCTAAAGTCATGATGTTTGTGCTTGGAGGGGGGTTTGGCTCTCGTTTGATGGAAAAAATCAGGGTTCAAGAGGGCTTGGCTTATAGCGTGTATATCCGCTCCAATTTTTCTAAAGTAGCGCATTTTGCAAGCGGGTATTTGCAAACCAAGCTCAGCACTCAAGCTAAAAGCGTTGCCTTAGTTAAAAAAATAGTCAAAGAATTTATAGAAAAAGGCATGACGCAACAAGAATTAGACGACGCTAAAAAGTTTTTACTAGGCTCTGAGCCTTTAAGGAATGAAACAATCTCTAGCCGCTTGAACACCACTTACAATTATTTTTATTTGGATTTGCCTTTAAATTTCAACCAAACGCTATTGGATCAAATCCAAAAAATGAGTTTGAAAGAGATCAATGATTTCATTAAAGCCCATACCGAAATCAACGACTTGACTTTTGCCATTGTGAGCAATAAAAAGAAGGACAAATGA
- the gatB gene encoding Asp-tRNA(Asn)/Glu-tRNA(Gln) amidotransferase subunit GatB has product MPFEAVIGLEVHVQLNTKTKIFCSCSTSFGESPNSNTCPVCLGLPGALPVLNKEVVKKAIQLGTAIEANINQYSIFARKNYFYPDLPKAYQISQFEVPIVSDGKLEIDTKEGAKIVRIERAHMEEDAGKNIHEGSCSLVDLNRACTPLLEIVSKPDMRNSEEAIAYLKKLHAIVRFIGISDANMQEGNFRCDANVSIRPKGDEKLYTRVEIKNLNSFRFIAKAIEYEIERQSAAWESGRYHKEVVQETRLFDTNKGITLSMRNKEESADYRYFKDPDLYPVFIDEKLLKEAQKINELPSAKKIRYMKDFNIKEDDANLLASDPLLAEYFESMLDLGVKAKTSVTWLCVELLGRLKAEITLENCGVSAHMLGVLAKRIDEGKISGKSAKDVLDRLLEEQGGDVDALIEQMGLSQVNDTETIVKVIEEVLKNNADKVLEYKSGKDKLFGFFVGQAMKNLKGANPSVVNAILKEKLD; this is encoded by the coding sequence ATGCCATTTGAAGCTGTAATCGGGCTAGAAGTCCATGTCCAACTCAACACTAAAACCAAAATCTTTTGCTCTTGCTCTACAAGCTTTGGAGAATCCCCTAATTCTAACACTTGCCCTGTGTGTTTGGGCTTACCGGGAGCTTTGCCGGTATTGAATAAAGAAGTGGTTAAAAAAGCCATCCAATTAGGCACAGCCATTGAAGCCAACATCAACCAATATTCCATTTTTGCAAGGAAAAATTATTTTTACCCTGATTTGCCTAAGGCTTATCAAATTTCGCAGTTTGAAGTCCCTATTGTGAGCGATGGGAAATTAGAGATTGACACTAAAGAGGGCGCAAAAATCGTGCGTATTGAAAGAGCCCATATGGAAGAAGACGCTGGTAAAAATATCCATGAGGGCAGCTGTTCTTTAGTGGATTTGAACCGCGCTTGCACCCCTTTATTAGAAATTGTCAGTAAGCCGGACATGCGAAATAGTGAAGAAGCCATAGCGTATTTGAAAAAGCTCCATGCTATCGTGCGTTTTATAGGGATTTCTGATGCGAACATGCAAGAGGGGAATTTCAGGTGCGATGCGAATGTGTCCATTAGACCCAAAGGCGATGAAAAGCTTTACACGAGAGTGGAGATTAAAAACTTAAATAGCTTTAGATTCATCGCTAAAGCGATTGAATACGAGATAGAGCGCCAAAGCGCGGCGTGGGAAAGCGGGCGTTATCATAAAGAAGTGGTTCAAGAAACGCGCCTTTTTGACACTAATAAAGGGATCACCCTTTCTATGCGCAATAAAGAAGAATCAGCGGATTACCGCTATTTTAAAGATCCGGATTTGTATCCTGTTTTTATTGATGAAAAACTTTTAAAAGAAGCTCAAAAGATCAATGAATTGCCTAGCGCGAAAAAAATCCGCTACATGAAAGATTTTAACATTAAAGAAGACGATGCGAATTTATTGGCGAGCGATCCTTTATTGGCAGAGTATTTTGAAAGCATGCTCGATCTTGGGGTTAAGGCTAAAACGAGCGTAACATGGCTTTGCGTGGAATTATTAGGGCGTTTGAAAGCCGAAATCACTTTAGAAAATTGCGGAGTTAGCGCTCACATGTTAGGCGTTTTAGCCAAACGTATTGATGAGGGCAAGATTTCTGGCAAGAGCGCTAAAGATGTGTTAGACAGGCTTTTAGAAGAGCAAGGGGGCGATGTGGATGCGCTCATTGAACAAATGGGCTTGTCTCAAGTCAATGACACAGAAACGATTGTTAAAGTGATAGAAGAGGTGCTTAAAAACAACGCTGATAAGGTGCTTGAATACAAAAGCGGTAAGGACAAGCTTTTTGGTTTTTTTGTGGGGCAGGCGATGAAAAATTTAAAAGGCGCTAATCCTAGCGTGGTGAATGCTATTTTGAAAGAGAAATTGGATTGA
- the bamA gene encoding outer membrane protein assembly factor BamA, translated as MKKFILSSLVFACINTSVEALENDGSKPNDLTSPKEASQESQKNEIQRNEAQNETSQSSQTPKEMKVKSVSYVGLSYMSDMLANEIVKIRVGDIVDSKKIDTAVLALFNQGYFKDVYATFEGGILEFHFDEKARIAGVEIKGYGTEKEKDGLKSQMGIKKGDTFDEQKLEHAKTALKSALEGQGYYGSVVEVRTQKVSEGALLIVFDVNRGDSIYIKQSIYEGSAKLKRRMIESLSANKQRDFMGWMWGLNDGKLRLDQLEYDSMRIQDVYMRRGYLDAHISSPFLKTDFSTHDAKLHYKVKEGIQYRISDILIEIDNPVVPLKTLEKALKVKRKDVFNIEHLRADAQILKTEIADKGYAFAVVKPDLDKDEKNGLVKVIYRIEVGDMVYINDVIISGNQRTSDRIIRRELLLGPKDKYNLTKLRNSENSLRRLGFFSKVKIEEKRVNSSLMDLLVSVEEGRTGQLQFGLGYGSYGGLMLNGSVSERNLFGTGQSMSLYANIATGGGRSYPGMPKGAGRMFAGNLSLTNPRIFDSWYSSTINLYADYRISYQYIQQGGGFGVNIGRMLGNRTHVSLGYNLNVTKLLGFSSPLYNRYYSSVNEVVSPRRCSTPASVIINRLSGGKTPLQPESCSSPGAITTSPEIKGIWDRDYHTPITSSFTLDLSYDNTDDYYFPRNGVIFSSYATMSGLPSSGTLNSWNGLGGNVRNTKVYGKFAAYHHLQKYLLIDLIARFKTQGGYIFRYNTDDYLPLNSTFYMGGVTTVRGFRNGSVTPKDEFGLWLGGDGIFTASTELSYGVLKAAKMRLAWFFDFGFLTFKTPTRGSFFYNAPFTTANFKDYGVIGAGFERATWRASTGLQIEWISPMGPLVLIFPIAFFNQWGDGNGKKCKGLCFNPNMDDYTQHFEFSMGTRF; from the coding sequence ATTAAAAAATTTATTCTATCTTCTCTTGTTTTCGCATGTATCAATACCAGCGTTGAAGCTTTAGAAAATGACGGCTCTAAACCAAACGATTTGACTTCTCCAAAAGAAGCCTCTCAAGAATCTCAAAAAAATGAGATTCAAAGAAATGAAGCTCAAAACGAAACCTCTCAATCAAGTCAAACGCCTAAAGAAATGAAAGTCAAGTCCGTTTCTTATGTTGGGCTTTCTTACATGTCTGACATGCTCGCTAATGAAATTGTAAAGATTCGTGTGGGCGATATTGTGGATTCTAAAAAAATAGACACCGCTGTTTTGGCTTTGTTTAATCAAGGGTATTTTAAAGATGTTTATGCCACTTTTGAAGGCGGCATATTAGAGTTTCATTTTGATGAAAAAGCCAGAATTGCCGGGGTAGAAATCAAGGGTTATGGGACTGAAAAGGAAAAAGACGGCTTAAAATCCCAAATGGGGATCAAAAAGGGCGACACCTTTGATGAGCAAAAATTAGAGCATGCTAAAACGGCTTTAAAATCCGCTTTAGAGGGGCAGGGCTATTATGGGAGCGTGGTGGAGGTGCGCACCCAAAAGGTCAGTGAGGGCGCGTTATTAATCGTGTTTGATGTGAATAGGGGGGATAGCATTTATATCAAACAATCCATTTATGAGGGAAGCGCGAAATTAAAACGCCGCATGATTGAATCTTTGAGCGCGAACAAGCAACGAGATTTCATGGGCTGGATGTGGGGCTTGAATGATGGGAAATTGCGTTTAGATCAATTAGAATACGATTCTATGCGTATCCAAGATGTGTATATGCGTAGGGGTTACTTAGACGCTCATATTTCTTCGCCTTTTTTGAAAACGGATTTTTCTACCCATGACGCTAAGCTTCATTATAAAGTCAAAGAGGGGATTCAATACAGGATTTCAGACATTTTAATAGAGATTGACAACCCGGTAGTCCCCTTAAAAACCTTAGAAAAAGCGCTTAAAGTTAAAAGAAAAGATGTCTTTAATATTGAGCATTTAAGAGCGGATGCGCAAATTTTAAAAACCGAAATTGCCGATAAGGGTTATGCGTTTGCGGTGGTGAAGCCAGACTTGGATAAAGATGAAAAAAACGGGCTTGTGAAAGTCATTTATCGTATTGAAGTGGGCGATATGGTGTATATCAATGATGTCATCATTTCAGGGAACCAGCGCACAAGCGATAGGATCATCAGAAGGGAGTTATTGTTAGGGCCTAAGGATAAATACAACTTGACTAAACTGAGAAATTCCGAAAATTCTTTAAGGCGTTTAGGATTCTTTTCTAAAGTCAAAATTGAAGAAAAAAGGGTGAATAGCTCGCTTATGGATTTGTTAGTGAGCGTAGAAGAGGGGCGCACTGGGCAGTTGCAATTTGGGTTAGGCTATGGCTCTTATGGAGGGCTTATGCTTAATGGGAGCGTGAGCGAAAGAAACCTTTTTGGCACAGGGCAAAGCATGAGCTTGTATGCTAACATCGCTACAGGGGGAGGCAGATCTTATCCGGGCATGCCAAAAGGAGCGGGTCGTATGTTTGCCGGGAATTTGAGCCTGACTAATCCAAGGATTTTTGACAGCTGGTATAGCTCTACGATCAATCTTTATGCGGATTATAGGATAAGCTACCAATACATCCAACAAGGCGGGGGCTTTGGGGTGAATATCGGGCGCATGCTGGGTAACAGAACCCATGTGAGCTTAGGGTATAACTTGAATGTTACCAAACTCCTTGGTTTCAGCAGCCCTTTATACAACCGCTACTATTCCTCTGTTAATGAAGTGGTTTCTCCAAGGCGATGCTCTACCCCCGCATCGGTGATTATCAATCGCTTATCAGGCGGTAAAACCCCCTTACAACCTGAAAGCTGTTCTAGCCCTGGAGCGATCACCACTTCACCAGAAATAAAAGGGATTTGGGACAGGGATTACCATACGCCTATCACCAGCTCTTTCACCCTTGATTTGAGCTATGACAACACCGATGATTATTATTTCCCTAGAAATGGGGTTATCTTTAGCTCCTATGCGACGATGTCTGGCTTGCCAAGCTCTGGCACGCTCAATTCGTGGAACGGGTTAGGCGGGAATGTCCGTAACACTAAAGTCTATGGTAAATTCGCCGCTTACCACCATTTGCAAAAATATTTATTGATAGATTTGATCGCTCGCTTTAAAACGCAAGGGGGCTACATCTTTAGGTATAACACCGATGATTACTTGCCCTTAAACTCCACTTTCTACATGGGGGGCGTAACCACGGTGAGAGGCTTTAGGAACGGATCGGTTACGCCTAAAGACGAATTTGGCTTGTGGCTTGGGGGCGATGGGATATTCACCGCTTCTACAGAATTGAGCTATGGGGTGTTAAAAGCGGCTAAAATGCGTTTAGCGTGGTTTTTTGACTTTGGTTTCTTAACCTTTAAAACCCCAACTAGGGGGAGCTTCTTCTATAATGCTCCCTTCACAACAGCGAATTTTAAAGATTATGGCGTTATAGGGGCTGGGTTTGAAAGAGCAACTTGGAGGGCTTCTACAGGCTTGCAGATTGAATGGATTTCGCCCATGGGGCCTTTGGTGCTCATATTCCCTATAGCGTTTTTCAACCAATGGGGCGATGGCAATGGCAAGAAATGTAAAGGGCTATGCTTCAACCCTAACATGGACGATTACACGCAACACTTTGAATTTTCTATGGGAACAAGGTTTTAA